Genomic window (Cherax quadricarinatus isolate ZL_2023a unplaced genomic scaffold, ASM3850222v1 Contig2283, whole genome shotgun sequence):
atatttttgtgaaggtaataaaacaaacaaacaaaatttctgatcagtacttaccaagatacagaggcgagaagttgacccaaaatgaccgggtggcagcAACATTGGCGAATTCCGCAAACTCGCATttctttattttacattttttatacttttttcttttcttttctaatttttttcttttcctagtaacatttgtggcttgtgagaccaatactgtatataatgtatatatataaactcactgtattgaacacaataactgcactaaagctattattataatattgtttaccacttttatttattacaataaacatgcacaaatcttgtacaTATAAcactaatgttctattatatatttacatatgtacaatcactggacatgtttttagaactgcGGCAGcatgtggaactccttgaaacaagggaACATGCACaaaggtaccttacattcctcacacataaaccgagtgtctttgcgtctttgttgccgtcattttgtttgtgcacagacaacacgtctcttctgagcaaatttcttcttagttgcaggaagctgtattatgaagtgatcaccttccctcctcaaacgcttgggtatttcctgaggagttcgaggacggttttgtatagcaggtgttgttacctggtatttcattatgagttgtctgacaacagacaaacaaaactcaccatacggtggtctgttgccagtcttcacttggtacatattatatgcactgagcattgaaatgtccacgagatggaagaaaagtttcatgtaccacttgtaactcttacgaacacaatcaacaaagccaatctgcatgtcacatttgtcaaccaagcgcatgttttgtgtataatcaatcactgtcactggttttcgaatatgttcattagtcactctatcaactttgccactgtcttgcattttgttacggtgaatggttgtcaacaatgtgacatctcgtttgtcatgccaccataatgccatgatgtcattggcagtaaacacctgcacctcaccactaTGAGTGCCTgcattgaacctgggcatatgtttacgattagaacgcactgtgccacacacatctgtcatgttcacttgcaagaaatcactgtGCTTGTGTACCaattatcagtatataatgtatgccccttaccaagataaggtgccatcatgcttctcactacgtcacctgagatacccaatgacatcctggtatctttcaatgttttacttcctggGTATataacaatatccaataccaggccactgtcacagtcacagagtacaaacagttttataaaaaagcatttcctcttgctctgtatacagtggacccccgcatgacgatcacctccgaatgcgaccaattatgtaagtgtatttatgtaagtgcatttgtacgtgtatctttgggggtctgaaatggactaatctacttcacaatattccttatgggaacaaattcggtcagtactggcacctgaacatacttctggagtgaaaaaatatcgttaaccgggggtccactgtatattgtttgaacgacagtctacctttgaacaaaatcaaagactcgtcaagtaCAAGATTCTtcaatggataaaagtacatgttgaacttttgtttcagatacataaaaacatttctaatcttgtataacctgtcacttctgtcaggcctggttttgtcagagaagtgcaacatacgtaacagtaagataaacctgttcactgggatgatttcactgaagaccggggtaaaaattagccgatctgtggaccagtatgattttatattatgcttatagacatgaggcataaacattattgttgcaaaaagcaaataaatttctgcaacagttgtctctttccaccggtgtagtcttgactgtggtgatatcatcgtatttgccatggtgtactcaaaatacttgtcgctttccctgacaatagtttccatcaatggctggtcaaagaatagttcaaaaaattccagttcatttgcagtgtttccaaggggacaagttggtagaattccactttgagagtcatcaaactggtggagcttgggaacaaaattgggattttgctgccaatcccagatacggtttgctggtggatactggacatcataagctggttgtgctagtagttgtggttgtggtgggctggtggctgatgctctactctgtccttgaactgaggagtcagcagcgtgggtcccagcctgggctggtgagtcatgcatggctgtggcactaccatcacaactaccaccatcaccaccacctactgatgcctgtggtctatccatgccaagtgtagccacatcatcctcactttcactgtctattcctggtgtagggccacgggatgtactccgtcccctgggcactgcatagggaagACTACCCGAGTGCATGCAGCgtatataccgacgcttcactggtgaatatgtttcctcactatcactactcgaatgatcgtcaagcgcaataaaatcacaatccatgtcaccatcatcatcattactgaagtcagaggcctggccacgcgaaaataatagttttctcttgcgatgaggtacaactgaacgtgactgaggtgtgcccacaccagaggtagaactTTGAGGATCGttagggttttctgcactattatcgatatcctggtcattcctttcggttactaactgatcaaagccaaagaattcgtctttaTTTCCACTTCCATGAGactcagaactatcagataggaagaggagagtcccaattttccttggagtgagagctgccttgcgacaaggcatggtgaacaaaggtaactgagctggcgttcccacaatgctatgtgggcgcctagaatttttgtttaaggtgcacacacaccacgcagacccgttctctcacatgtaggcctaccagccttttcgcgctaaatttgacgccgcttgaattttggcatagatttacggtttggaccctgaacgtaaagtcgTAGCTCTATGGCACAgaacctgaaagggttaacaaaaaatctgggaccacttagtaccttgtgggagtgccAGTTAAATTGAGAGCCAggtagagcaaacagtgcggcaaacaccaaggattcatgATGTAATGTgttattaacactcctcttttaagaggaaagtgatgttaaccccaagtttagggtacgtctgtctctgtctgtctctatctttctcttatctctttttatctgtctcacaggtacacacacatataattatacatagtgtaaattacctaggatagcctAAAAAATCCAAGGTGCTATTCTGTGCTCatagatataatgcataagaacacctgttggttcacagtggctctctctctgagacagagagacagcagagagacagaaagagacaagcagacagagacacagataaTCAGAGGCAGAGATACAAGCTCATCATATGTCACcccttatctctgcaccctcgctggtgcccatcaaatgtcatcccttatctcatcttatctctgcaccctgctggcacccatcaaatgtcatcccttatctcatcttatcactgcCCTCCCGGATACTTGTCACTGACACTTGTCTTACACTTTACTTCAAGGGAactcttcattcttccttcctcctcctcctcctttcttcttccttcttctatactcctctgtatccaaaacattgctgggacctataaatactttgtatatattcctggacaatagtaaatgaccaaggcatgtgtaaatgtccacctgtcaatgtgtttgtgataaCTTGAGtataatttcagtacctaatattagtgacagaacaaagattggttatgaaatgacaagaactacaataaattgtaattatcagaacataaaaattatataaaatataaaaatgagaaaaatggtatatcggcaacacttctacaagcggcaggactcaatgttgccgtcaggtgagcattaagtgccaactttgcagcctcatatctcagtgAGTACTGAccctatattttttttattttaatcctataacacttagaaaaattttCTCTTTAGTTCAATGAAATAATAtgacttttttatttttcaaaatattcagggcactgggcgagagaacgtatatatacgtttggaaaGTGTAGGGGTTAAGATAGACTGAGGTTACCAAGTATGGTTTTGCCTTGATAAGCCAAAGAAATAAGAAGGCCATAGGCCTTCAACATGTAAATATTTCAACCTCTTAAAAATGTTACTCAGGAACATAATGATCCCCTATTATCTGTTTAAAAACTTTGTCTTAAACTCTTGATTTACACTTGGGTATATACGGTACATTCTCACATTATTTATGACAAGAACACATCTTCCACAGAGGTTGCATATAACAGTCAATCTGCACCTTCCATGAAGTTCAAATCCATCTCCCGAGCATACTCCACACGTAGGGGCCCTCTGTATCATAACTGCCAACTTCAAGCCCCAGATGATCAACCCCTATGCGCTTGTGACCCCATAAAAACACAGTGGTACATAGAAAGGGGTCTTGGGGTCAAGATCAGTGAGAACCCACTTGTTGTGCGTCTAAATTTTGAGCCTGCAGGCCGTCCACAAGTTGAGAAAGATGACGGGAAATTTTATCTCCTGGAGCGGCACAATATCTGCGTAGTGTGTGGCAAGGGCGAGTCTTTCATTAGGAAAAATGTTGTGCCTCATGAATATCGTAAACATTTCCCGGACATACTTAAAGATCATCAAAGCCACGATGTAGTTCTACTTTGTTTAGAATGCCACAGACTAAGCAATTTGCATGACAATGCCTTGAGACACGTACTAGCAAAAGAATTTAATGCTCCTATAGGTACTGAACGAGATGTGAAAGTTGTTATCGACAGTGCTCACAAGATTGTTAGGAATGCCGCTGGAGCTTTACTGAGAAGTTATGATGGCATCCCAAAAAAGAGAATTGAAGAACTTGAGAGTATTGTTAAAAATTACTTTAATATTGATACAATGACTACAAAGTATCTAGAAGATGCAGCTAACATGGATGTGAAGATCTGGAATAAAAATTACCAAGCTcatggattaaccctttcagggtccaaggccaaaatctgaagtggtgctccagtgtccaagaaattttgaaaaaaaaaaaaaattattttttcttacagaattaaagagcaaatttttgtgaaggtaataagacaaaaaaaaaaaatctgatcagtacttaccgagatacagtgccaagaagtttgtcaaaaatgatgtcgtggcggcaacatcgacgaattccacatacgcgcattacattattttgtggttttagttgttttttattttcttttccaatttttttctattcctactaacatatggggcctgagagaccaatactgtatataatgtatatatataaactcactgtattgaacacaataaccgcactaaagttattatcatattattgtttaccactgttgtttattacaataaacatgcacaaatattgtataatactaatgttctatcatatatttacatatttacaatcactgaacatggttttaaaactgctggagcttgtggaactccttgaaacaaggcaccatgcacagaggcaccttacattcctcacacataaaccgagtgtctttgcgtctttgttgccgtcgttttgtttgtgcacagacaatgcatctcttctgagcaaatttcttcttagttgaaggaagctgtattatgaaatgatcaccatctctcctcaaacgcttgggtatatcctgaggaattcgaggaccatgttgtatagcaggtgttgttacctggtacttcattatgagttgtctgacaacagacaaacaaaattcaccatacggtggtctgttgccagtctttatttggtacatattatatgcattgagcattgaaatgtccatgagatggaagaaaagtttcatgtaccacttgtaactcttacgaacacagtcaacaaaaccaatctgcatgtcacacttgtcaaccaagcgcagcgcatgttttgtgtgtaatcaatcactgacactggttttcgaatacgttcattagtcactcgatcaactttgccactatcttgcatttcattacggtgaatggttgtcaacaatgtgacatctcgtttgtcatgccaccgtaatgccatgatgtcattggcagtaaacacctgaacgtcatcaccacgagcacctgcgttgagcctgggcatatgtttacgattagaacgcactgtgccacacacatctgtcttgttcgctcgcatgaaatcactgagtaatgggcttgtgtaccagttatcagtatataatgtatgccccttaccaagataaggtgccatcatgtttctcactacgtcacctgagatacccagtaacatcttggtatctttcaatgttttactacccgtgtatacaacaatatccaacaccaggccactgtcacaatcacagagtacaaacagttttataccaaagcgtttcctcttgctcggtatatactgcttgaatgacagtctacctttgaacaaaatcaaagactcgtcaattacaagattcttgaatggataaaagtatatgctgaacttttgtttgagatacatgaaaacatttctaatcttgtataacctgtcacttctgtcaggcctggttttgtcagagaagtgcaacatacgtaagagtaagataaacctgttcactggtatgatttcactgaagaccggggtagaaattagccgatctgtggaccagtatgcttttatattatgcttatagacgtgaggcataagcattattgttgcaaaaagcaaatacatttctgcaacagtcgtctctttccacctgtgtagtcttgactgtggtgatatgatcatatttgccatggtgtactcaaaatacttattactttccctgacaataatttccatcaatggctggtcaaagaataattcaaagaattccagttcattggccgtggttccaaggggaaaagtaggtagaattccactttgagaatcatcaaagtggtgaggcttgggaacaaaattgggattttgctgccaatcccacgtacggtttgctggtggatactggacatcataggctggttgtgcgggtggttgtggttgtggtgggctggtggctggcgctctgctttgtccttgaactgacgagtcagcagcgtgggtcccagcatggcctcgtgagtcacgcatggcggtgccactaacatcaccactaacaccatccactgatgcctgtggtctatccatgccaagtgtagccacatcatcctcattatcactacctaaaactggtgttgggccacgggatgtactccgtcccctgggcacagcatagggtacactacccgagcgcatgcggcggcgaacataccgacgcttcactggtgaatatgattcctcactatcactactcaattgatcgtcgagcgcaataaaatcacagtccacgtcactatcatcatcattactgaagtcagaggcctggccacgcgaaaatattagttttctcttgcgatgaggaacaaccgaccgtgagtcacgagtgcccacaccagaggtagaaggttgaggatcatcagggttttctgcactattatcgatatcctggtcattcttttttgtcactaactgatcaaagccgtagaattcgtcttcatttccacttccatcagtgtcagaactatcagataggaagaggagagtcccaattttc
Coding sequences:
- the LOC128687482 gene encoding exonuclease 3'-5' domain-containing protein 2-like; its protein translation is MKFKSISRAYSTRRGPLYHNCQLQAPDDQPLCACDPIKTQWYIERGLGVKISENPLVVRLNFEPAGRPQVEKDDGKFYLLERHNICVVCGKGESFIRKNVVPHEYRKHFPDILKDHQSHDVVLLCLECHRLSNLHDNALRHVLAKEFNAPIGTERDVKVVIDSAHKIVRNAAGALLRSYDGIPKKRIEELESIVKNYFNIDTMTTKYLEDAANMDVKIWNKNYQAHGLTLSGSKAKI